From the genome of Toxoplasma gondii ME49 chromosome XII, whole genome shotgun sequence:
TTTGCGGTCCTGGCGTCTGCCGCCGATCGTGAGGAAGAGTTCTCGCAGTGAGAACCTTCGCCTGTTCGTCAAGGGTGGCACGAAGTTCGTGAAGTCGCACTGCGGGGGACCGTGGAGAATCAGGTCGTCGATGTACTTGGCTGTCGAGTCCTTCGTCCACGTCGCCGGGTCGTCGATCACGAACTCTGGATCGCTTTCCCACGCCCACCgccgagacagcgacggTCTCTGCGACACGAGGCTCTCAGACGCATGCCGTTTaccgcctctctccagctctGCGTCCAGTTCGAAGCCGCCGTTTGCCCGCGAGCTTCTGCCGTCCTCGCAGTGAGAGATGAAGGGAGGAGGTCGGGACCGCTTCCCCGTAGAACTGGGTCGGGGGTTCGCCGCCGACGCGGGCGGGCTCGAGTGCACCGAGTCTTCCTCCCACTTTTCCGACAGTTTCTGCACCAATCCCAGCTTCAGAGCCGCTTCTTGCCCCGAAAAAACTTCGCGCTCGTTCTTGATGGGGACGCGTTCTTGGCGCCACTCGTCGCCTGAGTTCCGGAGTTCTTCGTTTACAGCTTGTGCCTTCCCCCTCGCCGTtgcgcctgcctctctgtcgcaaAAGGGCGCAGCGAACGCAGTGGTGTTCCGTCTCTCGGAGCCTTCGAAGCGCGCCGAGACAGCTGCCGAGCGCCGCGTCGCGGGAAGCTCTGCAAGCACACGTTCCAGCAGAGCCAGGGAGGAAGTGTACGTGGCTTCGGGCGCAGTCGAGCGCGGAAACGAAGGCACCTCATGGgcgtcctcctcctcgtaCGCGCATCTCTGCGGTCGGAGCGGCTGTGCGAGAGCGCGGAGAATCGCTGCAGGCAAGAGTCGGGACTTGAGCGAGTCGGTCGACGCCACAGACGAGCAGGTGGTTTGCTGGTCCTCACTCGCACTCTCCTCGTCGGAGAAGACTGGCTTCGGCCACCGAGGCTCGTTGTCCTCACGCACTTCACGCGACTTGGAGAAAAAGTAGGGGAACGACGAGCACGCGTTCGCGCGTCTGTCCAACTCGCAGAACTCCGGAGACGCGTCCTGCACGCGCtcaccctctctctctctggctggTTGCAACGGCCATCGCGACGGACCTGGACTGCGGCGCGCAAGGGCAGACGGGCCGGCCGACGCGACACTGCAGGGGAAAACCTCGTGGTGGGAGCGACCGGCTTCCTCCGCGCCGTAAGCCAACTTGTAGCGGAGGAGTTGGAGGGCGTCTTCGGAGAACGCGCCTTTTCTGCCGTGGGCGGAAGGCAGGCCGTTTCGCGAACAACATGAAGGGCCGCTGGACCCCGAGGGGCCGACTGGCGTTCGACGGGAACTCGGCTCGGCTGCACGCCGAACATCCGTCGGGAACTCCGAGTTTCCGGGAAAACCTccagcagaggagaagagttTCTGCGCGAGGTCGGAGAGCTCGGACAAAGTGCGCGTTCTGCTGAGCAGCGCGACGAGAATCTCCTcccgcttctgtctgtccaTTCTCAAGAACTGGGTCTCAGCG
Proteins encoded in this window:
- a CDS encoding hypothetical protein (encoded by transcript TGME49_249410), producing the protein MALDAETQFLRMDRQKREEILVALLSRTRTLSELSDLAQKLFSSAGGFPGNSEFPTDVRRAAEPSSRRTPVGPSGSSGPSCCSRNGLPSAHGRKGAFSEDALQLLRYKLAYGAEEAGRSHHEVFPCSVASAGPSALARRSPGPSRWPLQPAREREGERVQDASPEFCELDRRANACSSFPYFFSKSREVREDNEPRWPKPVFSDEESASEDQQTTCSSVASTDSLKSRLLPAAILRALAQPLRPQRCAYEEEDAHEVPSFPRSTAPEATYTSSLALLERVLAELPATRRSAAVSARFEGSERRNTTAFAAPFCDREAGATARGKAQAVNEELRNSGDEWRQERVPIKNEREVFSGQEAALKLGLVQKLSEKWEEDSVHSSPPASAANPRPSSTGKRSRPPPFISHCEDGRSSRANGGFELDAELERGGKRHASESLVSQRPSLSRRWAWESDPEFVIDDPATWTKDSTAKYIDDLILHGPPQCDFTNFVPPLTNRRRFSLRELFLTIGGRRQDRKWMLYSQQADAVFCFPCLLYSPRVSKFVSDGFCLWRNQGKRYREHETSSEHRAAVMKLDMRRKALTEGCVLPLQKVSRRSGLFPVEDHGVCAKRAACCVLKET